A genomic region of Candidatus Cybelea sp. contains the following coding sequences:
- a CDS encoding pyridoxamine 5'-phosphate oxidase family protein, with protein MILERSGEPFDLDAFLARPLMAHLATASADGPRESPVWFLWEDGAVWLVGTSSDSFPKRVKDEPRCALGFVDFHLDRGVLLHVGMRGTATVEKLDEARLYRLLGRYLGEEKDWNPAFVRSVIENLDLMVRFTPQSVVMRDQSYFLRTMSYPGQVASPEASE; from the coding sequence ATGATTCTCGAACGAAGCGGCGAGCCATTTGACCTCGATGCCTTTCTAGCGCGGCCGTTAATGGCGCACCTCGCAACGGCATCGGCGGACGGCCCGCGTGAGTCTCCGGTGTGGTTTCTTTGGGAGGACGGTGCTGTCTGGCTAGTCGGTACGTCGAGCGATAGCTTCCCGAAACGGGTTAAAGATGAACCGCGCTGCGCTCTTGGCTTCGTTGACTTCCATCTTGACCGGGGCGTCTTGCTGCATGTCGGAATGCGGGGAACCGCGACCGTAGAGAAGCTGGACGAGGCTCGCCTATATCGGCTGCTTGGGCGTTACCTCGGGGAAGAAAAGGACTGGAATCCGGCATTTGTGCGGAGCGTAATCGAGAACCTCGACCTCATGGTACGCTTTACACCGCAGTCTGTGGTGATGAGGGACCAATCCTACTTTCTACGGACGATGAGCTACCCTGGGCAGGTGGCGTCCCCTGAAGCGTCCGAGTAA
- a CDS encoding STAS domain-containing protein, whose protein sequence is MSQPLVIRFEEPEWDIASAAEFERLLAPALNCPTVIIDLSAVTYIDSTCLSKLAKLYADRVVNTGYPPSHLVINTYAVTRLFSIAKFERLWPIHKTIDEALAALGAEATHPRT, encoded by the coding sequence ATGAGTCAACCGCTCGTCATCCGTTTCGAAGAGCCAGAATGGGACATCGCGTCGGCCGCCGAGTTTGAGCGCCTGCTCGCCCCCGCCCTGAACTGTCCCACCGTCATCATCGACCTCAGCGCCGTGACCTATATAGACTCGACGTGCCTCTCGAAGCTCGCCAAGCTGTACGCAGACAGAGTCGTCAACACGGGCTATCCGCCGAGCCATCTCGTAATCAACACATATGCAGTAACGCGACTTTTCAGTATCGCAAAGTTCGAGCGCCTGTGGCCGATTCACAAGACTATAGACGAGGCCCTCGCAGCCCTGGGAGCAGAAGCAACTCATCCCAGGACGTAG
- a CDS encoding tail fiber protein: MYESPWLEGSLILLPYDYTPEGFDKSDGQLLPVKGSELFKLLGTQFGGDGVTDFALPDLREKEPIKDVKYYIVTNGAPPS, encoded by the coding sequence ATGTACGAATCGCCTTGGTTGGAAGGTTCGCTGATTTTGTTGCCATACGACTACACACCCGAAGGCTTTGATAAGAGCGACGGCCAGCTTTTGCCGGTTAAAGGCTCCGAGCTTTTCAAATTGCTCGGAACGCAATTCGGAGGCGACGGAGTAACGGACTTTGCGCTGCCCGACCTTCGAGAGAAAGAGCCTATCAAAGATGTGAAATACTACATCGTGACAAACGGGGCTCCGCCCTCATGA
- a CDS encoding aspartyl protease family protein, whose translation MAAALCRTVLTVLAGSVAGYPVAASPGSGFCSAAALLARVRAASGGASWNPVGEVVASGPAVSSGLRGVGETRYDVRGGRYAVRLSLPVAGASVEVFDGRTVWSRDISGGVHPYDSWYPRARAITESYIARRGYLDPSTTAILSCAAPSSGAKGGVSLVRIQPPGGIPAVLSIDKESSLISTIAIRTPTSTDVTTFGDYRMVSGLALPFSISSGTVFEPADGYKIDVRRYQVLRRSASADFKKPTALDNARMLDNASSTVVPLTLEGYQLLVWASINGRSPMPFILDTGGHAILDAVAARTLGLGGVGAGVSGGAGAGTIALQYTRVANVRIGNAELTDQPFLIIPYPYSFYERGQRVPLAGILGLEWFERYAIRVDYTRRLLTLTSLRNFSYRGRGAAVPIRFQEDMPLARAAADGRAGSFGVDTGNAGMVILYGDFLRNSGLLAKYAKGDVVHGQGTGGSNTGQKQTLSSFAIGDRDIKNLKADFTQMKTGAFSSWTEAGDLGLTVLSRFIPTFDYKARVLYLDPALHPLAFPPNRSGLGFDKNEPAYFEVVSVRKNSPAAAMGIVVGDRISTVNGERAEELSSADLLKLVTARAGTVLHLIVRHGTTSRSVELRLR comes from the coding sequence ATGGCCGCTGCTCTTTGTCGGACCGTTCTCACCGTGCTCGCCGGGAGCGTGGCCGGCTATCCGGTAGCCGCTTCACCTGGGAGCGGATTCTGCAGTGCTGCGGCATTGCTCGCGCGTGTGCGCGCGGCATCGGGAGGCGCGTCTTGGAATCCCGTCGGAGAGGTCGTCGCCTCCGGCCCGGCCGTGAGCTCCGGACTGCGCGGAGTGGGCGAAACCCGTTACGACGTGCGCGGCGGCCGCTACGCCGTGCGCCTTTCTCTCCCGGTCGCGGGTGCCAGCGTCGAGGTGTTCGACGGGCGGACCGTTTGGTCGCGCGACATCTCCGGGGGCGTACATCCCTACGACTCGTGGTATCCCCGAGCGCGTGCCATTACAGAATCGTACATCGCGCGGCGCGGTTATCTCGACCCGAGCACGACGGCGATTCTTTCCTGCGCGGCGCCTTCGAGTGGCGCGAAGGGGGGCGTATCACTCGTTCGAATTCAACCTCCCGGCGGCATACCTGCGGTCCTATCGATCGATAAGGAAAGTAGTCTCATCAGCACAATCGCTATTCGGACGCCGACGTCGACCGATGTTACCACCTTTGGCGACTATCGGATGGTTAGCGGTCTGGCGCTGCCATTTTCAATATCCTCCGGCACGGTATTCGAGCCGGCCGATGGTTACAAAATTGACGTCCGGCGTTACCAGGTCTTGAGGCGGAGCGCTTCGGCCGATTTCAAGAAGCCCACTGCGCTCGATAATGCGCGCATGCTCGACAATGCCAGCTCAACCGTCGTGCCGCTGACGCTCGAAGGGTATCAGCTCTTGGTGTGGGCTTCGATCAACGGTCGCTCGCCGATGCCGTTTATTCTCGATACCGGGGGCCATGCGATTCTCGATGCCGTCGCCGCGCGTACCCTCGGCTTAGGCGGGGTTGGAGCCGGCGTCAGCGGCGGCGCCGGCGCCGGAACTATCGCGCTCCAGTATACGCGGGTAGCGAACGTGCGGATCGGTAACGCCGAGCTTACGGATCAGCCTTTTTTGATTATTCCCTATCCCTATTCATTCTACGAACGCGGGCAAAGAGTGCCCCTCGCCGGGATCCTTGGGCTCGAATGGTTTGAGCGCTACGCGATTCGCGTCGACTACACCCGAAGACTCTTGACGCTGACCTCGCTGCGAAACTTCAGCTATCGCGGCCGTGGGGCCGCCGTCCCAATCCGTTTTCAAGAGGACATGCCGCTCGCCCGCGCCGCGGCCGACGGTCGCGCCGGGTCGTTTGGCGTCGATACCGGAAATGCCGGAATGGTGATCTTATACGGCGACTTTCTCCGCAACTCGGGGCTCCTGGCAAAATACGCAAAGGGTGATGTGGTGCACGGTCAGGGCACGGGGGGCTCAAACACGGGTCAAAAGCAAACGCTATCGAGCTTCGCCATCGGCGATCGCGATATCAAGAACCTCAAGGCGGACTTCACCCAGATGAAGACGGGTGCGTTTTCATCGTGGACGGAGGCCGGGGACCTGGGGCTCACCGTGCTGTCGCGATTCATTCCGACGTTCGATTACAAAGCGCGCGTGCTCTATCTCGATCCCGCTTTGCATCCGCTCGCATTCCCGCCAAACCGCTCGGGCCTGGGCTTTGATAAAAACGAGCCAGCCTACTTCGAGGTCGTGTCCGTTCGGAAAAACTCTCCCGCCGCCGCGATGGGGATCGTCGTTGGAGATAGGATTTCGACCGTCAATGGGGAGCGCGCAGAGGAGCTCTCCAGCGCCGACCTGTTGAAATTGGTAACGGCTCGCGCCGGAACGGTTCTGCATCTAATCGTTCGGCACGGAACGACTTCAAGAAGCGTTGAACTCCGCTTACGATGA
- a CDS encoding retropepsin-like aspartic protease, whose amino-acid sequence MLSLALVGALSSHHPGRSTIPFQFVDNRIVIECRIDGQGPFAMILDTGSPSIAITPQAAAKLGVAVQNAGTVAGAGNRAAKNGRAIIATLSLGDLTFTKMDADVLDLTEIRTKLRFPRLDGIIGYPVLKQFATFVDVDTMTIAFSRDEPPRPSNATATHFEGVLPQISGEIDGVAGKLLVDSGDRSSLTLFGPFAKHNGFFSRYPSKKNIVTGYGLGGPVYADVFELPSLDVFGSHLVNVVTRASRQTGGVFASTADSASIGTGVLKRFNIVYDYPHNLIVAWPSGYFKKRDAFVPPGT is encoded by the coding sequence ATGTTAAGCCTTGCACTCGTCGGCGCACTCTCATCGCACCATCCGGGGCGGTCGACCATTCCATTTCAATTCGTCGACAACCGCATCGTCATAGAGTGCAGGATCGACGGTCAAGGGCCGTTCGCAATGATCCTCGATACCGGCTCGCCGTCGATCGCCATAACGCCGCAAGCGGCCGCTAAACTCGGGGTCGCCGTACAGAATGCGGGTACCGTGGCGGGCGCCGGAAACCGCGCTGCAAAAAACGGGCGGGCAATCATTGCGACGCTCTCGCTCGGAGACCTGACGTTCACGAAAATGGACGCCGACGTGCTCGATCTCACCGAGATCCGGACGAAGCTGCGTTTTCCGCGCCTGGACGGCATCATCGGCTATCCCGTGCTAAAGCAGTTCGCCACGTTCGTCGACGTTGATACGATGACGATCGCCTTCTCGCGCGACGAGCCGCCGCGGCCTTCGAACGCCACGGCAACGCACTTCGAAGGGGTCCTCCCTCAGATTTCCGGCGAGATCGACGGCGTCGCCGGCAAGCTGCTCGTCGACTCGGGCGATCGCTCCTCTTTGACGCTCTTCGGTCCGTTTGCGAAGCACAATGGGTTCTTCAGCCGCTATCCTTCGAAGAAGAACATCGTCACGGGATACGGCCTTGGGGGCCCCGTTTACGCCGACGTCTTCGAGCTTCCCAGCCTCGACGTTTTCGGCTCGCATCTCGTGAACGTTGTGACCCGTGCGTCAAGACAAACGGGCGGCGTCTTTGCGAGTACGGCCGACAGCGCGAGCATCGGGACGGGCGTCTTGAAACGCTTTAATATTGTCTACGACTATCCGCACAACTTGATCGTTGCGTGGCCCAGCGGTTACTTTAAAAAACGTGATGCCTTCGTTCCGCCCGGAACCTGA
- a CDS encoding helix-turn-helix transcriptional regulator, translating into MQRLQAALLDRPPGEPADGPRWLPYVIEKFPWLQPMPLRNAAVIGGVHETHFSRAFRRHVGMTANAYRLRVRIRHASKLLLTTNASVARIALACGFSDQSHLTRAFSQELGLGPAGYRRVFTR; encoded by the coding sequence GTGCAGCGACTCCAGGCGGCTCTTCTCGATCGCCCTCCGGGGGAGCCGGCTGACGGACCGCGCTGGCTGCCGTACGTCATCGAAAAGTTTCCATGGCTGCAGCCGATGCCGCTGCGCAATGCGGCCGTTATCGGCGGCGTGCACGAGACGCACTTCAGCCGCGCCTTCCGCCGGCACGTGGGTATGACGGCAAACGCGTATCGTTTGCGCGTTCGTATCCGCCATGCTTCAAAGCTGCTCTTAACGACAAATGCCTCCGTTGCCCGCATTGCGCTAGCCTGCGGATTTAGCGATCAGAGCCATCTGACACGCGCGTTTAGCCAGGAGCTCGGGCTGGGGCCCGCCGGCTACCGGCGCGTCTTCACGCGCTAA
- a CDS encoding tail fiber protein: MKRQAFVLSGASAALAGCASSTLVPASVGGAALTAAPDKASAETDDQLLGSIMLAPYDYVPVHFEKCAGQILPIKVNVILFSLLGVRFGGDGQTTYGLPDLRGHEPLKGLSYLIATRGIYPRRKDFERPNRAINPLIGQLSLVAYLPKYLPPRGWEKCAGQLLKINGNVALYSLLGTKFGGDGITTFGLPDLREKELLTGITYVIATNGRFPLSQN, translated from the coding sequence ATGAAGCGCCAAGCGTTCGTACTAAGCGGCGCAAGCGCGGCACTTGCCGGCTGTGCGAGTTCAACTTTGGTACCGGCTTCGGTCGGCGGCGCTGCCTTGACGGCCGCGCCGGATAAGGCTTCGGCAGAAACCGACGATCAGCTGCTCGGCTCGATCATGTTAGCTCCCTACGACTACGTCCCCGTACACTTCGAAAAGTGCGCCGGACAAATTTTGCCGATCAAGGTAAACGTTATCCTCTTCTCGCTTCTCGGCGTGCGGTTCGGCGGCGACGGCCAAACGACGTACGGGCTTCCGGATCTGCGCGGGCACGAACCGCTCAAAGGCCTCTCATATCTCATAGCAACGCGAGGGATCTATCCTAGACGAAAAGATTTCGAACGCCCGAACCGCGCGATCAATCCTCTGATCGGCCAGCTCTCGCTCGTCGCCTACCTTCCGAAGTACCTACCGCCCCGCGGGTGGGAAAAGTGCGCTGGTCAGCTCCTCAAGATCAACGGCAATGTCGCGCTTTACTCGCTGTTAGGCACGAAGTTTGGCGGCGACGGCATAACCACTTTCGGTCTTCCCGACTTACGTGAAAAAGAGCTGCTAACCGGAATAACGTACGTGATCGCCACCAACGGAAGGTTCCCGCTCTCGCAGAACTGA
- a CDS encoding recombinase family protein has translation MVAYYRCSTERQGRSRLGLEGQEAAVKQHVQSTGCELIGEYTEVESSHRDDLDNRPELRKAIRHAKRTKATLVIAKLDRLTRSVYVTAELMKSGVEFVACDNPTANRLTIQILAAVAEHEAEAISARTRAALAAYKARGGRLGASLPQCRNLTYKARLMGGKAAAAMHAKRADEAYAEEVYPRVKALARRNLSLRAIARALNDEGHQTLNGRQWTAVQVTRVFERLGLE, from the coding sequence TTGGTCGCATACTACCGCTGTTCGACGGAGAGACAAGGTCGTTCTCGTCTCGGTCTTGAGGGTCAGGAGGCCGCAGTCAAGCAGCACGTCCAGTCCACAGGCTGTGAACTAATCGGTGAATACACTGAGGTCGAGTCCAGCCATCGCGACGACCTCGACAACCGCCCTGAGCTACGGAAGGCCATCCGGCATGCGAAGCGGACGAAGGCCACACTCGTCATCGCCAAGCTCGACCGCCTGACGCGCAGTGTCTACGTCACCGCCGAGCTTATGAAGTCCGGTGTCGAGTTCGTAGCTTGCGACAATCCAACCGCGAACCGGCTGACCATCCAAATCTTAGCCGCTGTAGCAGAACACGAGGCCGAGGCCATCTCTGCGCGTACTAGGGCCGCCCTTGCGGCATACAAGGCCCGTGGCGGCCGTCTCGGTGCAAGCTTGCCGCAGTGCCGGAACTTGACCTACAAAGCGCGCCTGATGGGCGGGAAGGCCGCTGCAGCCATGCATGCCAAGCGCGCCGACGAAGCCTACGCCGAGGAAGTCTATCCGCGCGTCAAAGCTCTCGCGCGTCGTAACCTGTCACTTCGTGCAATCGCTCGCGCGCTTAACGACGAAGGTCATCAAACGCTCAACGGTAGGCAGTGGACAGCCGTCCAGGTCACCCGTGTTTTCGAGCGGCTCGGGCTGGAGTAA
- a CDS encoding site-specific integrase → MARRAKGEGTLRHRVDGRWEARIPNGNATPKIITRRTKTAVLKAVEEYKAESKQTPANDVTFGTYSKEWLESERLRVAPATYLSRANVINVHCERLADKPLREVNDNDLRVILRPLGEMNVRPVKDGKYVSVGPATREKIRSVLHLMFRTAIRKKLLESNPVELMDPERVTHVKEIRSLTKAQLARVFKAAKGNKWEPFFRLALATGARPGELCALRWSDVDFSANSVSIRASLGRESANSTRLVRKRTKTGASARTLGVEAEALDLLKYRWKALGKPTQGLIFSVKSREDAAPVPVNLRNLNRVLSAIATKAGIDSMTLYDFRHTFATLMLFAGEDLVTVAHLLGHKGTKLLMTTYAHVLDDMKKRAAKTAGNILRKALEEQEPPIIEVPVRFGTLLNKGGRLPSF, encoded by the coding sequence ATGGCACGAAGAGCGAAGGGCGAAGGCACACTGCGTCACCGCGTAGACGGTCGTTGGGAGGCGCGTATTCCTAACGGTAACGCGACGCCGAAGATAATCACCCGACGAACGAAGACCGCCGTTCTCAAAGCCGTCGAAGAGTACAAGGCCGAGTCGAAGCAGACCCCCGCGAACGACGTGACGTTCGGCACGTACTCCAAAGAGTGGCTCGAATCGGAGCGCCTCAGAGTGGCACCTGCAACGTACCTGAGCCGCGCAAACGTCATCAACGTCCACTGCGAGCGGCTCGCTGATAAACCCTTGCGCGAGGTCAATGACAACGACCTGCGCGTCATTCTCCGACCGCTGGGGGAAATGAACGTGCGCCCCGTCAAGGACGGCAAATACGTCTCCGTCGGACCGGCTACCCGCGAAAAGATTCGCTCCGTTCTTCATCTGATGTTCCGCACCGCGATTCGCAAGAAGCTCCTCGAATCCAATCCGGTCGAACTCATGGACCCCGAGCGGGTAACGCACGTCAAAGAGATTCGGTCCCTCACGAAGGCCCAACTGGCGCGAGTCTTCAAGGCCGCGAAAGGTAACAAGTGGGAGCCGTTCTTTCGTCTCGCTCTGGCGACGGGCGCACGCCCCGGAGAGCTTTGCGCGCTGCGATGGAGTGACGTTGACTTCTCGGCGAACAGTGTCTCGATTCGGGCGAGCCTCGGACGTGAGTCCGCCAACAGTACACGCCTAGTTCGAAAGAGGACGAAGACCGGAGCTTCTGCCCGAACGCTCGGAGTGGAAGCCGAGGCCCTTGACCTCTTGAAGTATAGATGGAAGGCGTTGGGCAAACCCACTCAGGGCCTTATCTTCTCCGTAAAGTCCCGAGAAGACGCCGCTCCGGTTCCCGTCAACCTGAGGAACCTGAATAGAGTCCTTTCTGCGATAGCGACCAAGGCCGGTATTGACAGCATGACCCTGTATGACTTCCGCCACACGTTCGCGACGCTCATGCTGTTTGCCGGAGAGGACCTAGTTACCGTCGCGCACCTGCTCGGGCATAAAGGCACGAAGCTCCTAATGACAACTTACGCGCACGTCCTCGACGATATGAAGAAACGCGCCGCTAAGACCGCCGGAAACATTCTGCGAAAGGCTTTGGAAGAACAAGAGCCGCCCATTATCGAGGTTCCTGTCCGGTTCGGGACCTTACTCAATAAGGGCGGGAGACTACCATCCTTCTAA
- a CDS encoding ferredoxin reductase — protein sequence MAGTAIHGRLSWYVAKLVERRKETPTASSLVFDVPGWPGHDAGQHVDVRLRAADGYTAVRTYSIASAAMGERLELTVELMPEGEVSPYLVEAIAAGNPLEILGPIGGWFVWKPDQREPAQLIAGGSGIVPLMAMIRSRRQAGASAPFRLLYSVRSPEAIYYADELRALAAANDGLAVTFAYTRAAPVDSTRGPQRIDAPLIAANAFAVSENPIAHVCGPTGFVEAATGFLTQAGYAAARIKTERFGPTGTS from the coding sequence GTGGCGGGAACAGCGATACACGGGCGACTGAGCTGGTACGTCGCGAAGCTGGTCGAACGGCGGAAGGAGACGCCGACGGCGAGTTCGCTGGTGTTCGACGTTCCCGGATGGCCCGGCCACGATGCCGGTCAGCACGTCGACGTACGCCTCCGTGCTGCAGATGGTTACACGGCGGTGCGAACGTATTCGATCGCGAGCGCAGCCATGGGCGAGCGGCTCGAACTGACGGTCGAGCTGATGCCCGAGGGCGAAGTTTCGCCCTATCTCGTCGAGGCCATCGCGGCGGGAAACCCGCTCGAGATACTCGGACCCATCGGCGGATGGTTCGTGTGGAAGCCCGATCAGCGCGAGCCGGCACAACTGATCGCCGGCGGATCGGGGATCGTCCCGCTGATGGCGATGATTCGCAGCCGACGCCAGGCGGGGGCGAGCGCGCCCTTTCGCTTGCTCTACTCCGTGCGCTCGCCCGAAGCGATCTACTACGCGGACGAGCTGCGCGCGCTAGCGGCCGCTAACGATGGCCTCGCGGTTACGTTCGCTTACACGAGAGCGGCGCCCGTGGATTCGACGCGAGGGCCGCAGCGCATCGATGCGCCGCTTATCGCGGCCAATGCCTTTGCCGTATCAGAGAACCCGATAGCGCACGTATGCGGGCCGACCGGGTTCGTTGAGGCGGCAACGGGTTTCCTAACGCAGGCGGGCTATGCGGCGGCGCGTATCAAGACGGAACGGTTCGGTCCAACCGGCACATCCTAA
- a CDS encoding OsmC family protein yields MTLKAEGRLGEGVTCSVQTGKALVSAGLHPASGGDGLSACSGDMLLEALAACAGVTLGAVATAIGVDLRNGVVRVEGDLDFRGTLGVAKEVPVGFTQIRLHFDLDSDATEEQLNTLVRLTERYCVVYQSLRQPPEIFVSRSN; encoded by the coding sequence GTGACTCTCAAGGCCGAGGGTCGTCTTGGCGAGGGCGTGACGTGCAGCGTACAGACAGGCAAGGCGCTCGTCTCAGCCGGACTGCATCCGGCAAGCGGCGGAGACGGCTTGAGCGCGTGTTCGGGCGACATGCTGCTCGAGGCGCTCGCTGCGTGCGCCGGCGTAACGCTTGGCGCCGTTGCAACAGCCATTGGAGTTGACCTTCGAAACGGCGTCGTACGCGTCGAGGGAGACCTCGACTTTCGCGGCACGCTGGGCGTCGCCAAAGAGGTCCCGGTCGGGTTTACGCAGATCAGACTTCACTTCGACTTGGATTCCGATGCGACCGAGGAACAGCTGAACACGCTAGTTCGACTGACAGAGCGTTATTGCGTCGTTTATCAGAGCCTACGTCAGCCTCCGGAAATCTTCGTATCCAGAAGCAATTGA
- a CDS encoding nickel-binding protein has product MDIHEVPGATAEAVAEAHLADLHVQAKYGVEYHKYWLNEGQGKIFCLCTAPNSEAAAQVHREAHGLMAQKIIEVAPEIANGFLGGCEVDEGGAALVPGGRKGERDSGVRVILFTDIAESTSLTQRFGDEACMELLEIHDPVVRNALAANAGHEIKHTGDGIMAAFTSAVSAVRCASQIQAGLAEHPAQRTDCAVTVRIGAAAGEPVENSNDLFGSTVQLAERICSHAKPEQTLVSDAIAELCMGKGLAFVDLGKVRLKGFERTIRVHLVQ; this is encoded by the coding sequence ATGGACATCCACGAGGTTCCCGGAGCAACGGCGGAAGCGGTCGCCGAGGCGCATCTTGCCGACTTACACGTCCAAGCGAAGTACGGCGTCGAGTATCACAAGTATTGGCTAAACGAAGGCCAAGGCAAGATTTTTTGTCTCTGCACCGCGCCGAACAGTGAGGCCGCCGCGCAAGTGCATCGCGAAGCGCACGGTTTAATGGCGCAGAAGATTATTGAGGTAGCCCCCGAGATAGCAAACGGTTTCCTAGGCGGGTGCGAGGTGGATGAGGGCGGCGCGGCTCTCGTGCCTGGAGGGCGCAAGGGGGAGCGCGATTCTGGGGTGCGCGTTATTCTCTTCACCGACATCGCCGAATCGACGTCGTTAACGCAACGTTTTGGCGATGAGGCTTGCATGGAGCTTTTAGAGATTCACGACCCAGTGGTGCGAAACGCTCTGGCGGCTAATGCTGGGCATGAGATCAAGCATACCGGCGATGGCATCATGGCTGCCTTTACATCGGCAGTCTCCGCCGTGCGGTGCGCATCGCAAATTCAGGCGGGTTTGGCCGAACATCCGGCACAAAGGACCGATTGCGCGGTCACGGTTCGAATCGGCGCCGCAGCGGGGGAACCTGTCGAAAACAGCAACGATCTCTTTGGATCGACCGTGCAATTAGCCGAGCGCATTTGCTCGCACGCGAAACCCGAGCAGACCTTAGTCTCGGACGCGATCGCTGAGCTATGCATGGGCAAAGGCCTCGCATTTGTGGACCTGGGCAAAGTTCGGCTCAAAGGCTTCGAGCGCACGATCCGCGTTCACTTGGTTCAATAA
- a CDS encoding helix-turn-helix domain-containing protein encodes MRRETTMPTKAKFTPRHFIYAVAPALWQHPSLDLNARGVATVLLMHRNAENGGCFPEYETIALEVGLSKSSRHTVKEALQELKEAGLIDWVRHGRANRYDLSGLLALCDQKLLSAAEVEKAVEAAKADPRHTKVKAPKSLPRAA; translated from the coding sequence ATGAGGCGCGAAACAACAATGCCAACAAAAGCTAAGTTTACACCCCGGCACTTCATCTACGCAGTCGCTCCGGCGCTGTGGCAGCACCCCAGCTTGGACCTCAATGCAAGAGGGGTCGCTACCGTGCTGCTTATGCATCGCAATGCCGAGAACGGCGGCTGCTTTCCTGAGTACGAAACCATCGCGCTCGAAGTCGGCCTGTCGAAGAGTTCCCGGCATACAGTCAAGGAGGCACTTCAGGAGCTAAAGGAGGCGGGACTCATAGACTGGGTGCGGCACGGTCGCGCGAACCGCTACGACCTTAGCGGTCTGCTGGCTTTGTGTGACCAGAAGCTTTTGTCGGCCGCAGAGGTCGAGAAGGCCGTTGAGGCCGCCAAAGCCGACCCGAGACATACGAAGGTAAAGGCCCCTAAGTCTCTTCCAAGGGCTGCGTGA